GGCGCTCGAGAAGGTGGGGGTCGAGAAGCGCGAGCTGCTCGTCTCGCGTGTCGACAAGGCGCGCGAATCGCAGGTCGAGGCGCAACAGCAGTTCAAGGACGCGCTCGAGCAGTTCCAGGCGCTCGTCGGCTACACCGGCGGCGACCTCGAGGCGATGTACGGCAAGCTCTCGGGCGAATACGAGGCGAGCGCCAAGCAGGCGGCCGAGGTCAACGACCGCATCGCCAAGGTCGAGCACGTCGCGCAGTCGCTCTTCGAGGAGTGGCAGCGTGAGATCGGCCAGTACCAGGACGCCGGGTTGCGTCGCGAGAGCGAGCGCGAGCTCACCGCGACGCGCGACCGCTACCGCCAGGTGCTCGTCGCGATGCAGCGCTCGGCCAAGAGCATGGACCCCGTCCTCGGCCGACTGCACGACCAGGTGCTCTTCCTCAAGCACAACCTCAACGCACGGGCGCTCGGCTCGCTTTCCGGCACCGCCAAGAGTCTCGAGCTCGAGGTCGGGGGTCTGTTGCAGCAGATGCAGACGTCGATCGCCGAGGCCGACCGCTTCATCGCCGAGATGAAGGCGGGCGGCGGCCGCTGAGCGGCGCTCCACCTTCGCCGCAGAAACGGCGAAGGCCGCCACGCGGGCGGCCTTCGAGGTCGGTGCCGGCGAACGACGTCGGCGTCAGGCGGTGCGGCGGCGCAGCAGGAAGAGCGCGCTCGCGGCAAGTGCCGCGAGCAGTGCGGCGAGCCCGACGTGGTCGAGCGTCGGCACCTCGATGAGCGCCGTGCCCTCCCCGGCCTGAACCTGCAGCGCCCGGTAGTTGGGGAAGAGCGTCGTCGTCTGCACCCAGGGGGCGACGTTCGACCAGGCCTCCCCGCCGGCAAGCGGCGTGGCGCTCGACTCGTCGGCGCAGAGGTAGAAGCCCTGCTCGACCGAGGCGTTCCACCGGGCGCCGAGGTAGATGCTGCCCGAGGTCACGTTGGCGGTGACGGTCGAAAGATCGACGGTGTAGAAGGCGCCGGGAAGCGCCGTCGGCACGCCCGAGGCAACCGCCGGAACGGAGCCGAGGAGGGTCCCGGGGGTGCCGGACGGACCGTCGTCGTCATAGGCGATGACGTCGTAAGCGATCGTGTCGTCGCTCCCCTGACGGACCCAGCAGAGGCAGACCGTGCCGTAACGGAACGGGTAGGAAGCCGGGGTGAAGCGATCGACATAGCGGCCGTCGACGACCGTGTTGTTCCACCCGTAGCCGTTTTCGGGGACGCCGTCGTCGTGGATCTGGCCGCCGGCGCAGCCGTTGACGACCGGGGTGCCGTGCTCGACGAGCGGCTTGCCGCCGGCCTCGAGGAAGGTCCGGGCGAGACGATCCGCCCGCAGCGGAGCGACCGCCAGGGCGGCGAGCAGCGGGAGCAGGAGGATCAGCGGACGGCGCATTCGGTGCGGCATGACGGCTTCTCCGAGAAGCGAAACGCGCCCACACAATAGCACGCCCGCCCGGCGGGGAGGTCCGGGAGGAACGCCCCCGACGACTGCCGTCCGGGCGCAGGCTCCGGATCAGGAAGAGGTCGGAGGCGTACCAGAGCGGGAACAGCAGGAGCGTGAGCAGAGTGGCGACGCGCCACGCTCGGCTGCTGGTGGGGGAAGCGTGTCGGTTGCGGGCCGCCAGAGCTGCGCGCTCGGTGCCGTCGGACGGCGCGCTCGAGCCGAAGCGCGAGCTCGCGCGAGGCCTCGGCCGCCGTGGCGGCAAGCAGCGACTCGCGCCGCGTGCGCTCGAGCTCCGGGAGCGAGCGGCGCAGCTTGCGGGTGGCGCGGCTGAACACCCAGGTGCGCCAGAGGGTGTGCTCGTCGCGTGGATCGACGAGGCGGGCGGTGAGCGTCACCGGCGCGTAAAAGCGCGCCAGCAGGTGCGCCCCGCCGCCCCAGACGAGCGCCTCTTGAGCCAGCTCCTCGGCGGCCACCGCGGCGCCGGCCCAACCGCCGGCGAGCTCGGCGACGAGAAGACCCTGGACGGCGGCCTCGACGACGCCGCTGCCGATGAGCAGCACGAGCCACTTCCGTTCGATGCGACCGTAGCCCACGAGGCGGACGTCGAGCCGCAACGCTGGCGCCGCCGGCGAAGGGGCGGTTTCGACAGCCGCGAGAGGGGAGAGCTCGCGCGCGGCGATCGCGGGAGACGCGGGGCTCGCGGCGACGACGAGCTCGATCTGCCGGCTCTCCGTCAGCCGAGCCGTGAGGTCGGCGGCGATCGCCTGGGCGGCGTGGTCGAGCACGCGGGCGATTTCGGCGCGTTCGTCGCCTGGCGGCGCGGGAGCGCTCTGGAGCTCGGCGAGATGCGCGATTCGTGCGGACGGCGCCACCGGCGCGAGCGTCACCGCGACGCGCCCGCCGGCGGCCGGCCAGGTCGCACAGCCGGCCGCGGACGAAACGGCCAGGAGCGCGAGCGCAAGCTCACCGCGGCGGCGGCGAGTCGACGGGTGGCGGGGCGCGCGGGGCATCGGCACGCGCGCAGTCTAGGTCACAAGGGGAACGACGAGCGCCCCGGCCGAGCACTCCGGGGCGCCGAGGCGTTTCTGCACTCAGCCAGGGAGACGCCGTTCGACCCGCTCCGGCAAGGACGAACGGCGTGTCCCGTCTCCGGTCACGGCCTGGCAGGCTTGGCGGGATGGGCGCTCTTGAGCCACTCCGCGAGGCCCTTCATGTCCTTGACCAACCCGGCGAACTCCTTGCCCTTGGCGGTCAGCTTCGACGAGCCGGGCTTGGCGACGTGGCAGGCGGTGCAGTCCTTGAAGGCGACTTCGAGGGCCTCGTAGCCGTCGAGCGAGCCCATCGTCTCGAAGTACTTGCCCTTGGCGGTGAGCAGCTTGCTGCCCGGCTTGTCGTGGCAGGCGGTGCAGGCGAGCTGCGTCGACTTGGCCATCGCGTCGGTGGCGGCGGCCGGGTGGGCGGGCAGGAGCGTGGCCGCGGCGAGCAGTGCCACGGCGAGGGCGATCGTGGGAAAAGCGGTGAGCTTGGTGAGCTTCATGAGAAGGGCTCCTCCTCGCGCTACTTGCGGGCCCAGGCCCAGGAGACGCCGAACGAGAGCGTCCACTGCGAGTGATCGACGCGGGCGCCGGGGCCGAACGGGTTGACGAACGGATCGACGTTGTTGTTGGTCTGGCTGGCGTTGAAGGCGTGCTCGAGCGCCAGCTCGTAGGTGCGACCGGTCTCCCCCATCCAGGTCATGCCGATCGTCGCGTGCTTCTCGACGGTCGCCGGAAAGAGCGGGGTGAGGGTCTCGGCGGGCACCGGATTCTCGCCGAAGTTGTAGCCGGCGCGCAGCGTCAGGCGCTCGCTCGCCCGGTAGTCGACGCCGAGGGCGTAGACCCACTGGTCCTTCCAGTTGAAGACGAACGGCATGACGACGTCCGGAGCGCCCGGAGTGTCGGGATTGCTGCTGCTCACGGTGATCGTGTTGAGCGCGTCGTCCCAGTAGTTCTTCTTCACGTCGAGGGCGATCGTCCAGCGATCGTTCGGCCGCAGGGCGATGCCGAGACCCGCCTGGGCGGCGAAGGTGAAGCCGTCCATCTTGCCGTCGTAGTGGACCTTGCGGCCGAGCAGCGGATGCCCCGTGAAGTTGACCTGCATGTCGCCGTTGTCGAAGGTCGAATCGGTCTCGGTCTGGTAGATCGCGCCGAGCGAGACCTTCGGGTGCGGTCGCCACCAG
This genomic window from Holophagales bacterium contains:
- a CDS encoding DUF2959 domain-containing protein, producing MSLRARSFVILVLLLALSGCKLARDRYYKALEKVGVEKRELLVSRVDKARESQVEAQQQFKDALEQFQALVGYTGGDLEAMYGKLSGEYEASAKQAAEVNDRIAKVEHVAQSLFEEWQREIGQYQDAGLRRESERELTATRDRYRQVLVAMQRSAKSMDPVLGRLHDQVLFLKHNLNARALGSLSGTAKSLELEVGGLLQQMQTSIAEADRFIAEMKAGGGR
- a CDS encoding outer membrane protein transport protein, with translation MPASRTWLAAALALALALLLAPAAHATNGMYLTAYGTEAMGRGGANLAISDRSLAIGFNPAGIAQLQGNHFSANLATMAPSLEFENMVNGPTDAKSRYFTMPSVAYVRGAKGSPWTWGIGFIGQGGMGATFEKLNTFFGTVDGTYTQVRFMTISPTVAYSFSEDFAVGATMNVGYADASFRFFPGTSFFNTQMPAMSFFGVKMENAHGYQQNFRLGAWWRPHPKVSLGAIYQTETDSTFDNGDMQVNFTGHPLLGRKVHYDGKMDGFTFAAQAGLGIALRPNDRWTIALDVKKNYWDDALNTITVSSSNPDTPGAPDVVMPFVFNWKDQWVYALGVDYRASERLTLRAGYNFGENPVPAETLTPLFPATVEKHATIGMTWMGETGRTYELALEHAFNASQTNNNVDPFVNPFGPGARVDHSQWTLSFGVSWAWARK